The following proteins are co-located in the Brachybacterium sacelli genome:
- a CDS encoding molybdenum cofactor biosynthesis protein MoaE: protein MPARRSDADCARRENPLQAPVLRGSARILIASSRAADGTYEDRTGPLLEDWLRGRGLEPVQKQVVADGPEVGAAVREAIAAGADLVITSGGTGISPTDVTPEQVAPLIEREMPGVLEAVRRVGAEKAPTSLLSRGIAGMAGRSFVVTLPGSRGGVRDGIAVLDPVLDHLLDQRDGGGHERATGQESSTVSSGASNRSSSTDASTDPTRGAAQLTGEPGQLHVAGDPSMGPSAERVRRAEVREDDLSVAAMVEAVADPRCGAIVTFDGVVRDHDGGRGVDRLEYSAHPGAAGVMGEVAREIAERYPDTLVAIAHRHGPLGIGDSALVCAVAAPHRKQAFVACDDLVDTVKERLPIWKHQVFDDGESEWVGALG, encoded by the coding sequence ATGCCCGCCCGGCGCAGCGACGCGGACTGCGCCCGGCGCGAGAATCCGCTCCAGGCGCCGGTCCTGCGCGGCAGCGCGCGGATCCTCATCGCCTCGAGCCGCGCGGCCGACGGCACCTATGAGGACCGCACCGGGCCGCTGCTCGAGGACTGGCTGCGCGGACGGGGGCTCGAGCCCGTGCAGAAGCAGGTGGTGGCCGACGGGCCCGAGGTCGGCGCGGCCGTCCGGGAGGCGATCGCGGCGGGAGCGGATCTCGTGATCACCTCGGGCGGCACCGGGATCAGTCCCACCGACGTCACGCCCGAGCAGGTCGCGCCGCTGATCGAGCGCGAGATGCCCGGCGTGCTCGAGGCAGTGCGCCGAGTGGGCGCCGAGAAGGCCCCGACCTCACTGCTCAGCCGGGGCATCGCCGGGATGGCCGGACGCAGCTTCGTGGTCACTCTGCCGGGATCACGCGGGGGAGTGCGCGACGGGATCGCCGTCCTCGACCCGGTGCTGGACCACCTCCTCGACCAGCGCGACGGCGGCGGGCACGAGAGGGCGACGGGCCAGGAGTCGAGCACGGTGTCGAGCGGGGCGTCGAACAGGTCGTCGAGCACGGATGCGAGCACCGACCCGACCCGCGGCGCGGCGCAGCTGACCGGCGAGCCCGGTCAGCTGCACGTCGCCGGGGACCCGTCGATGGGGCCCTCCGCGGAGCGGGTGCGCCGCGCCGAGGTGCGCGAGGACGACCTCTCCGTCGCGGCGATGGTCGAGGCAGTCGCCGATCCGCGGTGCGGGGCGATCGTCACCTTCGACGGGGTGGTCCGCGATCACGACGGGGGTCGCGGCGTCGACCGCCTGGAGTACTCCGCGCACCCCGGCGCCGCGGGCGTGATGGGCGAGGTGGCCCGGGAGATCGCTGAGCGCTATCCCGACACCCTGGTCGCGATCGCCCATCGCCACGGTCCGCTGGGGATCGGGGACAGCGCGCTGGTCTGCGCCGTCGCGGCCCCGCACCGCAAGCAGGCCTTCGTCGCCTGCGACGACCTCGTCGACACCGTCAAGGAGCGCCTGCCGATCTGGAAGCACCAGGTGTTCGACGACGGCGAGAGCGAATGGGTCGGGGCCCTGGGCTGA
- the moaC gene encoding cyclic pyranopterin monophosphate synthase MoaC: protein MTHGPENLSHVRADGSAHMVDVTDKATTSREATARAVLRTRPDVVARIADGDLPKGEALATARLAGIMGAKRTSDLVPLCHPLPLSGVELDLTPREDHVEIIARVRTRGVTGVEMEALTAASVAALTVYDMIKAVDHLATIEQVQVLAKSGGKSGDWRREEETGMPAAERGSAPGPETEERS from the coding sequence ATGACCCACGGCCCCGAGAACCTGTCCCATGTGCGGGCCGACGGCTCCGCCCACATGGTCGACGTGACCGACAAGGCCACCACCTCCCGTGAGGCCACCGCCCGCGCCGTGCTGCGCACCCGGCCCGATGTCGTCGCGCGGATCGCGGACGGTGACCTGCCCAAGGGGGAAGCGCTCGCGACCGCGCGCCTCGCGGGGATCATGGGGGCCAAGCGCACCAGCGACCTCGTCCCGCTGTGCCACCCGCTGCCGCTGAGCGGCGTCGAGCTCGACCTCACGCCTCGCGAGGACCACGTCGAGATCATCGCCCGGGTGCGCACCCGGGGCGTCACCGGCGTCGAGATGGAGGCGCTCACCGCGGCCTCCGTCGCCGCGCTGACCGTCTACGACATGATCAAGGCCGTCGACCACCTCGCCACCATCGAGCAGGTGCAGGTCCTGGCCAAGTCCGGCGGCAAGAGCGGAGACTGGCGTCGCGAGGAGGAGACAGGAATGCCCGCGGCCGAACGCGGCAGCGCCCCAGGTCCGGAGACGGAGGAGCGCTCGTGA
- a CDS encoding MoaD/ThiS family protein, whose amino-acid sequence MHARTGTPSGTADAAGTAGAARTTDAATTSRDAPAIAVQLFAGAAAEYRADTTTVHGTTLQEALEDLLSAASPQAAQVIGRSSFLVNAIACTDRGRELAEGDRLDVLPPFAGG is encoded by the coding sequence ATGCACGCGAGAACGGGAACTCCCTCAGGGACGGCGGACGCCGCCGGGACGGCAGGCGCTGCCAGGACGACCGACGCCGCCACGACCTCTCGCGACGCCCCTGCCATCGCGGTGCAGCTCTTCGCGGGGGCGGCCGCCGAGTACAGGGCCGACACCACGACCGTGCACGGCACGACGCTGCAAGAGGCGCTCGAGGATCTCCTCTCCGCCGCCTCCCCGCAGGCGGCCCAGGTGATAGGCCGCTCGAGCTTCCTGGTTAATGCGATCGCCTGCACGGACCGCGGCCGGGAGCTGGCCGAGGGCGACCGGCTGGACGTGCTGCCGCCCTTCGCCGGCGGCTGA
- a CDS encoding ABC transporter permease codes for MILYVLRRFVNYLILTCVATTFSYMAASTFLNPAKKYQGVNPPVPEESIAALMRKYGVYREDPVALRTWNWIENIVTAPFHEKLGMSLSNKWVITEMLGKPENALTFWQIEWLGRAGVSLRLLLIGSLLGAILGVILGVWGAVRQYKFSDQVISYASFILISTPTFVGGLLLMILATHLNRLLGFQLIRFSGAYSPGYEGWGAIWDLGIHLLLPTIALMMFGAAGYSRYQRAVMLDVLGSDFIRTARAKGATRTRALIKHGVRVALIPMSTYFAYQFGTLIAGSTFLEVIFSWAGMGQYGIQAVQTSDINAMAGVVCFASVLVLFASTLSEILYAALDPRVRM; via the coding sequence ATGATCCTGTACGTCCTCCGTCGCTTCGTCAATTATCTGATCCTGACCTGCGTGGCGACGACGTTCTCCTACATGGCGGCGAGCACCTTCCTCAACCCGGCCAAGAAGTACCAGGGGGTGAACCCCCCGGTGCCCGAGGAGTCGATCGCGGCCCTGATGCGCAAGTACGGCGTCTACCGGGAGGACCCGGTCGCCCTGCGCACATGGAACTGGATCGAGAACATCGTCACCGCGCCGTTCCACGAGAAGCTCGGGATGAGCCTGTCGAACAAGTGGGTCATCACGGAGATGCTCGGCAAGCCCGAGAACGCCCTGACCTTCTGGCAGATCGAGTGGCTCGGCCGCGCCGGCGTCAGCCTGCGGCTGCTGCTGATAGGCAGCCTGCTCGGCGCGATCCTGGGCGTCATCCTCGGGGTGTGGGGCGCGGTGCGGCAGTACAAGTTCTCCGATCAGGTCATCTCCTACGCCTCCTTCATCCTCATCTCCACCCCGACCTTCGTCGGCGGCCTGCTGCTGATGATCCTGGCGACGCACCTGAACCGTCTGCTGGGGTTCCAGCTGATCAGATTCTCGGGGGCCTACTCACCGGGGTACGAGGGCTGGGGGGCGATCTGGGACCTCGGGATACACCTGCTGCTGCCGACGATCGCGCTGATGATGTTCGGCGCCGCCGGCTACTCCCGCTACCAGCGCGCGGTCATGCTCGACGTGCTGGGTTCGGACTTCATCCGCACCGCCCGCGCGAAGGGAGCGACCCGCACCCGGGCACTCATCAAGCACGGCGTGCGCGTCGCGCTGATCCCGATGTCCACGTACTTCGCCTACCAGTTCGGCACCCTCATCGCGGGCTCCACCTTCCTGGAGGTCATCTTCTCCTGGGCGGGGATGGGCCAGTACGGCATCCAGGCCGTCCAGACCTCCGACATCAACGCCATGGCGGGCGTCGTCTGCTTCGCCTCCGTCCTGGTCCTGTTCGCCTCGACCCTCTCGGAGATCCTGTACGCCGCCCTCGATCCGCGCGTGAGGATGTGA
- the moaA gene encoding GTP 3',8-cyclase MoaA has translation MASRRIALGMPKPRTTDETADALPDTSDRPATPDLADRYGRAATDLRLSLTDFCNLRCTYCMPASGLTFLNKEQMLSAEEVVHLVRVGVERLGIEQVRFTGGEPLTRPDLEEIIAGVAALSPRPDISLTTNAIGLDHRAERLRDAGLDRINVSLDSVVSETFERLSRRPLLHRVLAGIDGARESGMDPIKVNSVLLPGVNDHELPELLDWCLARDLQLRVIEQMPLDADHIWDRSSMITAADVHGLLAERYLLTPVDEERHGAPAELFEVTDRANGAHRGRVGIIASVTRPFCADCRRTRLTAEGRVRTCLFSREETDLRGALRSGGDDEAIAETWRAAHWGKKAGHGMDQDDFVQPERPMSAIGG, from the coding sequence ATGGCTTCCCGCCGTATCGCCCTGGGCATGCCCAAACCGCGCACGACGGACGAGACCGCCGATGCGCTGCCGGACACCTCCGACCGGCCGGCCACGCCGGATCTCGCGGACCGCTACGGTCGCGCGGCCACGGACCTGCGCCTGTCACTGACCGATTTCTGCAATCTGCGCTGCACCTACTGCATGCCGGCCTCGGGGCTCACCTTCCTGAACAAGGAGCAGATGCTCTCGGCCGAGGAGGTGGTGCACCTGGTGCGGGTTGGGGTCGAGCGCCTGGGCATCGAGCAGGTGCGCTTCACCGGTGGAGAGCCGCTGACGCGACCGGACCTCGAGGAGATCATCGCGGGCGTCGCCGCCCTCTCACCGCGCCCGGACATCTCGCTGACCACGAACGCGATCGGTCTGGACCACCGCGCCGAGCGACTGCGGGACGCGGGCCTGGACCGCATCAACGTCTCGCTGGACTCCGTGGTCTCCGAGACCTTCGAACGACTCAGCCGTCGACCCCTGCTGCACCGGGTGCTGGCCGGCATCGACGGTGCGCGGGAATCCGGCATGGACCCGATCAAGGTCAACTCGGTGCTGCTGCCGGGCGTGAACGACCACGAACTGCCGGAGCTGCTGGACTGGTGCCTGGCCCGTGATCTCCAGCTGCGGGTCATCGAGCAGATGCCGCTGGATGCGGATCACATCTGGGACCGCAGCTCGATGATCACCGCGGCCGACGTCCACGGCCTACTCGCCGAGCGCTACCTCCTGACCCCCGTCGACGAGGAGCGTCACGGCGCTCCCGCCGAGCTGTTCGAGGTGACCGACCGTGCGAACGGAGCCCACCGCGGTCGGGTCGGGATCATCGCCTCGGTCACCCGCCCCTTCTGCGCCGACTGCCGTCGCACCCGTCTGACCGCCGAGGGTCGAGTGCGCACGTGCCTGTTCTCCCGCGAGGAGACCGATCTGCGAGGCGCATTGCGCTCCGGGGGCGACGACGAGGCGATCGCGGAGACCTGGCGCGCCGCCCACTGGGGCAAGAAGGCCGGTCACGGCATGGACCAGGACGACTTCGTCCAGCCCGAGCGCCCGATGAGCGCCATCGGCGGCTGA
- the glp gene encoding gephyrin-like molybdotransferase Glp: MSGAERIPLADHVADALALLAPVRRRETVGLDRELVGRVAAAEARARVDVPGHDNSQMDGYALASADLAAARRAGGDGAAATLPLGPTIAAGDRPGTLDPATARPIMTGAPIPAGADLVIPVEESAAGSFEAGAAGAEQVGAVTLSPDALDPGRFVRRRGSDTRCGDTVLRVGQTLTPARIAHLAACGTGAVEVEAPLRVIVLSTGSEIAAGGAVPEAAGVFDANGPGLAAALTAAGAEVVARGVVPDDVGALVAQLRDQVAVHDADLIVSSGGVSAGAFEVVRHAADDDGVTMAFPTVALQPGGPQGIGTLDLPERRVPWLAFPGNPVSALLSCELIARPALGAPPRTRLRLPLRLEAPEPSPPALEQYRRARVLPSGGVRLVGGASSHLIGGLAAADALVLVPVGLDTIRDGDVLETLLIPGGDS, translated from the coding sequence ATGTCCGGTGCCGAACGCATCCCCCTGGCCGATCACGTGGCCGACGCCCTCGCCCTGCTGGCCCCCGTGCGGCGGCGCGAGACGGTGGGTCTGGACCGGGAGCTGGTGGGCCGGGTGGCGGCCGCCGAGGCTCGCGCTCGCGTCGACGTGCCCGGCCATGACAACTCCCAGATGGATGGATACGCCCTCGCGAGCGCCGACCTCGCCGCAGCACGTCGCGCCGGTGGCGACGGCGCCGCGGCGACCCTGCCTCTGGGGCCGACGATCGCGGCCGGTGACCGCCCGGGCACGCTGGACCCGGCCACCGCGCGGCCGATCATGACCGGTGCCCCGATCCCCGCCGGCGCCGACCTGGTGATCCCCGTCGAGGAGAGCGCCGCGGGCAGCTTCGAGGCGGGAGCGGCAGGAGCGGAGCAGGTGGGAGCGGTGACCCTGAGCCCGGATGCCCTCGACCCCGGGCGCTTCGTGCGCCGCCGCGGCTCCGACACCCGCTGCGGGGACACCGTCCTGCGGGTGGGGCAGACGCTGACCCCCGCGCGCATCGCCCACCTCGCCGCGTGCGGCACCGGCGCGGTGGAGGTCGAGGCCCCGCTGCGGGTGATCGTGCTGTCCACCGGCAGCGAGATCGCCGCCGGGGGCGCGGTGCCCGAGGCCGCTGGGGTGTTCGACGCCAACGGGCCCGGTCTCGCCGCCGCTCTCACCGCGGCCGGGGCCGAGGTGGTCGCCCGCGGTGTCGTGCCCGACGACGTGGGGGCGCTGGTCGCGCAGCTGCGCGATCAGGTCGCCGTCCACGACGCCGATCTGATCGTCAGCAGCGGCGGGGTCAGCGCCGGCGCCTTCGAGGTGGTGCGGCACGCCGCCGACGACGACGGGGTGACGATGGCCTTCCCCACGGTCGCCCTGCAGCCCGGCGGGCCGCAGGGGATCGGCACCCTCGACCTTCCCGAGCGCCGCGTGCCCTGGCTCGCGTTCCCCGGCAACCCCGTCTCCGCGCTGCTGAGCTGCGAGCTCATCGCCCGCCCGGCCCTCGGCGCCCCGCCCCGCACCCGCCTGCGCCTGCCCCTGCGGCTGGAGGCGCCCGAGCCCTCGCCGCCGGCGCTCGAGCAGTACCGACGGGCCCGGGTGCTGCCCTCGGGCGGGGTGCGACTGGTCGGGGGAGCGTCCTCGCACCTGATCGGAGGGCTCGCCGCCGCCGACGCCCTGGTCCTCGTTCCCGTCGGCCTCGACACGATCCGCGACGGCGACGTCCTGGAGACCCTGCTGATCCCCGGAGGAGACTCATGA
- a CDS encoding ABC transporter permease has translation MTMQQPADIAEDLPQDVEPTQGISPEKEHKPISRLQLVWRRLRTKPNFWIGATVIVLIVLFSLFGNIPNIYQYTDTDSYSQNSPPSGQHWFGTDSVGRDLYAGITSGLQMSLLIGFVAAPLATLLAAFLGSLAGYVGGWTETIISWFINLFLVLPVFYILLLLSPAIQAPESLPAGLQQLASMPSWLLIVLAIACFGWMIMAQIVKNQTKSLKEREFVKAARYMGVGTFTILRRHIIPNVASLLIIDATLGVAYAILAETSLSFFGLGIQYPDVSLGTLLQNGQSGIISRPWSFYFPSVFLVALLTAVALLGDALRDAIDPTSEVNRA, from the coding sequence ATGACCATGCAGCAGCCTGCGGACATCGCAGAGGACCTCCCTCAGGACGTCGAACCGACCCAGGGGATCTCTCCGGAGAAGGAGCACAAGCCGATCTCCCGCCTCCAGCTGGTCTGGAGGCGCCTGAGGACCAAGCCCAACTTCTGGATCGGCGCGACGGTGATCGTCCTGATCGTGCTGTTCTCGCTGTTCGGGAACATCCCGAACATCTACCAGTACACGGACACCGATTCCTACAGCCAGAACTCCCCGCCGTCGGGGCAGCACTGGTTCGGCACCGATTCCGTCGGCCGCGACCTGTACGCCGGCATCACCAGCGGCCTGCAGATGTCGCTGCTGATCGGTTTCGTCGCCGCTCCCCTGGCGACCCTGCTGGCCGCGTTCCTCGGCTCACTGGCCGGATACGTGGGCGGTTGGACCGAGACCATCATCAGCTGGTTCATCAACCTGTTCCTGGTGCTGCCCGTCTTCTACATCCTGCTGCTGCTCTCCCCCGCCATCCAGGCGCCCGAGTCGCTCCCGGCCGGACTGCAGCAGCTGGCGAGCATGCCCAGCTGGCTGCTGATCGTGCTGGCCATCGCCTGCTTCGGCTGGATGATCATGGCCCAGATCGTGAAGAACCAGACGAAGTCCCTCAAGGAACGGGAGTTCGTCAAGGCCGCCCGCTACATGGGGGTCGGCACCTTCACGATCCTGCGGCGGCACATCATCCCGAACGTGGCCTCGCTGCTGATCATCGACGCGACCCTCGGTGTCGCCTACGCGATCCTCGCCGAGACCTCGCTGTCGTTCTTCGGGCTCGGCATCCAGTACCCGGACGTCTCCCTCGGCACCCTGCTGCAGAACGGCCAGTCGGGAATCATCTCCCGTCCCTGGTCCTTCTACTTCCCGTCCGTCTTCCTCGTCGCCCTGCTGACCGCTGTCGCCCTGCTCGGCGACGCCCTGCGCGACGCCATCGACCCCACCAGCGAGGTGAACCGTGCCTGA